One Myripristis murdjan chromosome 17, fMyrMur1.1, whole genome shotgun sequence DNA segment encodes these proteins:
- the ndufa13 gene encoding NADH dehydrogenase [ubiquinone] 1 alpha subcomplex subunit 13, which yields MAASKVKQDMPPPGGYGPIDYKRNLPKRGLSGYSMFGIGIGLMVFGYWRLFSWNRERRRLQIEEMEARVALLPLLQAEHDRRTLRMLRENLEEEAILMKDVPGWKVGENVFHTERWVTPLSEELFNLRPREELLHKRFGFLWYV from the exons ATGGCGGCGTCCAAGGTGAAGCAGGACATGCCTCCTCCGGGAGGCTATGGTCCGATTGACTATAAAAGAAATCTGCCGAAACGAGGACTCTCGG GGTATAGCATGTTCGGCATCGGCATTGGTCTCATGGTCTTTGGTTACTGGAGGCTTTTCAGCTGGAACAGAGAAAGGAG GCGTTTGCAGATTGAGGAGATGGAAGCCAGAGTAGCCCTTCTGCCCCTTCTGCAGGCAGAACATGACCGAAG GACATTACGGATGCTGAGGGAGAATCTCGAGGAGGAGGCGATTCTCATGAAGGATGTTCCCGGCTGGAAG GTTGGTGAGAACGTCTTCCACACAGAACGCTGGGTCACTCCACTCTCTGAGGAGCTGTTCAACCTCCGACCCCGCGAGGAGCTCCTGCACAAGCGTTTTGGTTTCCTGTGGTACGTGTAG